A portion of the Oxynema aestuarii AP17 genome contains these proteins:
- a CDS encoding CDP-alcohol phosphatidyltransferase family protein has translation MIEPIAKTIAKFGISPNAITAMSAILNLVAGIFIAFGEPIFGGCLMAFIAMPLDVLDGAVARVLGRSTAFGAFFDSVLDRFSEGAILIGIAALLIQRQEFITVLVCDLALLGSLMVSYTRARAEGLGIECKVGWFPRLGRVIVLATGLILNVLDLAIWILAIASLFTALQRIVHVYQVTHADP, from the coding sequence ATGATCGAACCGATCGCGAAAACCATCGCCAAATTCGGCATTTCTCCTAATGCCATCACGGCGATGAGTGCGATCCTCAATCTGGTCGCCGGAATTTTTATTGCCTTCGGCGAACCCATTTTCGGAGGATGTTTGATGGCATTTATTGCCATGCCTCTCGATGTTTTAGATGGGGCAGTCGCCCGGGTGTTGGGGCGATCGACCGCCTTCGGTGCTTTTTTTGACTCGGTTTTAGACCGCTTTTCCGAAGGCGCCATTTTAATCGGTATCGCCGCTTTATTGATTCAGCGACAAGAGTTTATTACTGTCTTAGTTTGCGATCTCGCCTTGTTAGGATCGTTAATGGTCAGTTACACCCGGGCGCGGGCGGAAGGCTTGGGAATTGAGTGCAAAGTCGGTTGGTTTCCTCGTTTGGGGCGCGTCATCGTCTTGGCGACGGGTTTAATCCTCAATGTCCTCGATCTAGCCATCTGGATTTTGGCGATCGCCAGTCTGTTTACCGCCTTACAACGCATCGTTCACGTCTATCAAGTCACTCACGCCGATCCGTAA
- a CDS encoding RNA-guided endonuclease InsQ/TnpB family protein, producing the protein MLLGFKTQLKVNLTQRQKLARHAGVARHAYNWGHGLCLGILSHNADCRPDEKIKFPTAIDLHKWLNKLVKPENLWYYEVSKCAPQYALRHLAQAWQDCFKKKKSRPKFKKKGRQDSFTLDGTIKILSENKIQVPVIGILKTYERLSENYQPKNVTISREADRWFISFKIDVNVTPTEKKTDVVGIDLGIKALATLSTGVSIEGIKAYKKHSNKLARLQRQVSRKSLGSANRKKSQLQVQKLHRKIANLRKDTLHKLTSQLCKNHAVNVIENLNVSGIMANHKLAKSIADMGFYEFRRQMEYKSQIYGSQLIIVDRFYPSSKICSNCGSIKDSLLLSERLFGCDHCHLKIDRDLNAAKNLEKIGRATAKLTPVDKSEQTPLVEAGSKINSNVLFIKLSDLMGKFG; encoded by the coding sequence ATGTTATTAGGGTTTAAAACACAACTTAAAGTTAATCTTACCCAACGACAAAAACTTGCTCGTCATGCGGGAGTGGCGCGTCATGCTTACAATTGGGGTCACGGGTTATGTTTAGGAATTTTATCACATAATGCCGATTGTCGTCCCGATGAAAAAATCAAATTTCCCACAGCAATTGACTTACATAAATGGTTAAATAAGTTAGTAAAACCAGAGAATCTGTGGTATTACGAAGTTTCTAAGTGTGCCCCTCAATACGCTCTCAGACATCTCGCCCAGGCGTGGCAAGATTGCTTTAAAAAAAAGAAATCTAGACCTAAATTTAAGAAAAAAGGCAGACAAGACAGCTTTACTCTAGATGGAACCATAAAAATATTATCTGAAAATAAAATTCAGGTTCCTGTCATTGGAATTCTGAAAACTTATGAAAGATTATCGGAAAATTATCAACCCAAAAATGTGACGATTAGTCGAGAGGCAGATCGCTGGTTTATTTCGTTTAAAATAGATGTCAACGTGACCCCCACCGAGAAGAAAACAGATGTAGTGGGGATAGATTTGGGGATAAAAGCGCTTGCCACCTTATCAACGGGAGTAAGTATAGAAGGAATAAAAGCATATAAAAAGCATTCAAATAAACTAGCTAGACTCCAAAGACAAGTTAGCCGAAAAAGTCTCGGCTCTGCCAATCGAAAAAAGTCCCAGCTTCAAGTCCAAAAACTCCATCGGAAAATCGCTAATCTCAGAAAAGATACGTTACATAAGTTGACCTCGCAATTATGCAAGAACCACGCCGTTAATGTGATAGAAAACTTAAACGTATCGGGCATAATGGCCAATCATAAACTAGCTAAATCTATCGCCGATATGGGGTTTTATGAATTCCGACGGCAGATGGAATATAAGAGCCAAATATATGGGTCACAATTAATAATCGTAGACAGATTTTATCCATCTAGTAAAATCTGTTCTAATTGTGGAAGCATTAAAGACTCATTACTCTTATCAGAAAGACTGTTTGGTTGCGACCATTGTCATCTCAAAATAGACAGAGATTTAAACGCAGCTAAAAATCTGGAAAAAATAGGTCGAGCTACGGCCAAATTAACGCCTGTGGACAAGAGCGAGCAGACTCCCTTGGTAGAAGCAGGAAGTAAAATCAACTCAAACGTATTGTTCATCAAGCTTTCAGACTTGATGGGTAAGTTTGGGTAG
- a CDS encoding DUF433 domain-containing protein, whose product MSSTPKLLNRITQNPGQCGGRPCIRGMRIRVTDILEMLAENVSIPEILEDFPDLELADIQACLIFAARRTDFPRLTA is encoded by the coding sequence ATGAGTTCAACGCCTAAATTACTGAACCGAATTACGCAAAATCCCGGTCAATGTGGCGGTCGTCCCTGTATTCGAGGGATGCGAATTCGCGTCACAGATATTTTAGAAATGTTGGCAGAAAATGTTAGCATTCCTGAAATTTTAGAAGACTTTCCCGATCTAGAACTAGCCGATATTCAGGCTTGTTTGATCTTTGCTGCACGACGTACTGATTTTCCCAGACTAACCGCATGA
- a CDS encoding Uma2 family endonuclease, whose protein sequence is MVTLPNSLATITLQWPRDLSVRITPDQFIDLVTANPDLQLERTAAGELIVNPPTGGETGHRNIKIAYYLVRWIEEQGGNGIAFDSSTGFTLPNGAIRFPDAAWITQQRWQTLTPLQRQSFVPLCPDFVIELRSESDNLAKLQAKLQEYLENGTQLGWLIDPQQQQVEIYRAGQAVEVMNNPTQLSGEKILPGFILNLQRIWS, encoded by the coding sequence ATTGTCACTCTTCCCAACAGCCTCGCAACCATAACCTTGCAATGGCCCCGAGATCTTTCAGTTCGCATCACCCCAGACCAATTTATTGACCTCGTTACCGCCAATCCCGACTTACAACTCGAACGAACAGCCGCAGGAGAATTGATAGTGAATCCCCCCACAGGTGGCGAAACCGGACATCGCAATATCAAAATTGCCTATTATTTAGTTCGGTGGATTGAGGAACAAGGGGGAAATGGAATTGCCTTCGATTCCTCCACCGGATTTACCCTCCCCAATGGTGCCATTCGTTTCCCAGATGCCGCGTGGATAACTCAACAGCGATGGCAAACCTTGACCCCACTACAGCGTCAAAGTTTTGTCCCTTTATGTCCTGATTTTGTCATAGAATTACGATCCGAATCCGATAATTTAGCCAAATTACAAGCCAAGTTACAAGAGTATTTAGAAAACGGTACTCAACTGGGGTGGTTAATTGACCCCCAACAGCAACAAGTCGAGATTTACCGCGCGGGACAAGCCGTGGAAGTGATGAACAACCCGACTCAATTATCCGGCGAGAAAATTTTACCCGGATTTATTCTTAACTTACAACGTATTTGGAGTTAA
- a CDS encoding M1 family metallopeptidase, whose protein sequence is MAHTYNYFDTDENGRKSFELPGAKPHYNPDRPGQVRHIFLDLSLDIPKQRYSGTCSITLNPVRTGIDRLTLDAVNLDIASVKIGGDDQSFDYDGENLDIRLSTPTEADRAIVLEIAYSVDHPQRGLYFIGPDKDYPDKPVQVWTQGEDEDSRFWFPCFDYPGQLATSEIRVRVPKAYTAISNGELVGVEEDGKEKIFHWRQNEVHPTYLMTLAVGDFAELRDEWNGKPVTYYVEKGREDDARRSMGKTPQMIEFFSETFGYPYAYPKYAQVCVADFIFGGMENTSTTLLTDRCLLDERAVIDDPRTESLVAHELAHQWFGDLIVIEHWSHAWIKEGMASYSEVLWTEKEYGKEDAAYYLLNEARSYLAEDSSRYRRAIVTHVYREAIELYDRHLYEKGACVYHMIRAELGDELFKKAIHTFVNDNAHNTVGTIDLLRAIDKATGRNLAFLFDQYVYRGGHPEYKVSYSWDGDAKLAQVKVVQAQVKDSKTTKLPHKELFDLKIPIAFGYTEKGKQAELKTFTVRVHEREHTFYFPLEEKPNFISFDAGNSHLKTVTLEYAIGELKAQLTGDPDPVSRIEAAKALAKKGSLEAVKALSDALKNESFWGVRVEVAKQLGTVKLDQAFDGLVKGLKDKDARVRRAVVEALGSIKTHASYKAIKPLVKKGDESYLVEASAAKAVGAIAASQLEEKPKESKAIELLKTVLEQRAGWNEVVRSGAISGLSQMKTSEAALNLILDYTASGTPQPLRLAAIRALGSISTGQSATNLERILERLSQLADETFFLTQVSVVVALGQMETPKAIAILQSLSDRTPDGRVRRIAEEAVGKVQKKIGSDKAVKALRSEVDQLKKENQELRSRLEKLEALSKS, encoded by the coding sequence ATGGCCCACACTTACAATTATTTTGATACTGACGAAAACGGTCGCAAATCCTTTGAACTTCCCGGCGCCAAACCCCATTACAACCCCGATCGCCCCGGACAGGTCCGGCATATCTTTTTAGACCTCAGCCTAGATATTCCCAAACAACGCTATAGCGGGACTTGTAGCATCACCCTCAACCCCGTTCGCACCGGGATCGACCGCCTCACCCTCGATGCGGTCAACCTCGACATCGCCTCGGTCAAAATCGGCGGCGACGACCAATCCTTCGACTACGACGGCGAAAACCTCGACATCCGACTGAGTACCCCCACCGAAGCCGATCGCGCGATCGTCCTCGAAATCGCCTACAGTGTGGACCATCCCCAACGCGGACTCTATTTCATCGGTCCGGATAAAGACTATCCCGACAAACCCGTACAAGTCTGGACCCAAGGCGAAGACGAAGACTCTCGCTTCTGGTTTCCCTGTTTCGACTATCCCGGACAACTCGCCACCTCGGAAATTCGCGTCCGCGTTCCCAAAGCGTACACCGCAATTTCTAACGGCGAACTCGTCGGCGTCGAAGAAGATGGGAAAGAAAAAATCTTTCACTGGCGCCAAAATGAAGTCCATCCGACCTATTTAATGACCCTCGCCGTCGGTGATTTTGCCGAATTGCGCGACGAATGGAACGGCAAACCCGTCACCTATTATGTCGAGAAAGGACGGGAAGATGACGCCCGCCGCAGCATGGGCAAAACGCCCCAGATGATCGAGTTTTTCAGCGAAACGTTCGGCTATCCTTATGCTTATCCGAAATACGCACAAGTTTGCGTCGCCGACTTCATTTTTGGCGGCATGGAGAATACTTCGACTACTTTATTAACCGATCGCTGTCTGCTCGACGAACGGGCGGTAATTGACGATCCGCGCACGGAAAGCTTGGTCGCGCACGAATTGGCGCACCAATGGTTCGGCGATTTAATCGTGATCGAACATTGGTCTCACGCTTGGATTAAAGAGGGGATGGCGTCTTATTCCGAGGTGTTGTGGACGGAGAAGGAATACGGAAAAGAAGATGCGGCGTATTATTTGCTCAATGAAGCGCGGAGTTATTTAGCAGAAGATAGCAGCCGCTATCGGCGGGCGATCGTCACTCACGTGTATCGGGAGGCGATCGAATTGTACGATCGCCACCTGTACGAAAAAGGTGCCTGTGTCTATCACATGATTCGCGCCGAATTGGGAGATGAGTTATTTAAAAAGGCGATTCACACCTTTGTCAATGACAACGCCCACAATACCGTAGGAACGATCGATTTGTTACGGGCGATCGACAAAGCCACCGGACGCAATTTAGCCTTTTTATTCGACCAATATGTTTATCGCGGCGGCCATCCGGAATATAAGGTATCTTATTCTTGGGATGGAGACGCTAAATTAGCCCAAGTCAAAGTCGTTCAAGCGCAAGTTAAAGACAGTAAAACCACGAAGTTACCCCATAAAGAGTTATTCGATCTGAAAATACCGATCGCCTTCGGTTATACCGAAAAAGGGAAACAAGCCGAACTCAAAACTTTTACGGTTCGCGTCCACGAACGGGAGCATACTTTCTATTTCCCCTTGGAAGAAAAGCCGAACTTTATTAGTTTCGATGCGGGTAACTCCCATCTCAAAACAGTGACGCTGGAATATGCGATCGGCGAACTCAAAGCCCAGTTAACAGGCGATCCAGACCCGGTTTCGCGCATTGAGGCGGCGAAAGCTTTGGCGAAAAAAGGCAGCTTGGAGGCCGTAAAAGCCCTCAGTGACGCCCTAAAAAATGAATCGTTCTGGGGCGTTCGCGTCGAAGTGGCGAAACAACTCGGCACGGTGAAACTCGACCAAGCCTTCGATGGATTGGTGAAAGGATTGAAGGATAAAGATGCGCGCGTCCGTCGGGCTGTCGTCGAAGCTTTAGGGAGTATCAAAACTCACGCCAGTTATAAGGCGATTAAACCTTTGGTGAAGAAAGGAGATGAGAGTTATTTAGTCGAAGCTTCGGCGGCGAAAGCGGTCGGGGCGATCGCCGCTTCTCAACTAGAGGAAAAGCCCAAAGAAAGTAAGGCGATCGAGTTATTAAAAACCGTCCTCGAACAACGGGCCGGATGGAATGAAGTCGTTCGCAGTGGCGCCATTTCCGGCTTGAGTCAGATGAAGACCTCGGAAGCTGCGTTAAATCTGATTTTGGACTATACTGCTTCCGGTACGCCGCAACCCTTGCGGTTGGCCGCCATTCGCGCCCTCGGCAGTATTTCTACGGGTCAAAGTGCGACTAATTTAGAGCGGATTTTAGAACGCTTATCTCAACTGGCGGACGAAACATTTTTCCTCACACAAGTATCTGTCGTCGTCGCTTTGGGACAGATGGAAACGCCAAAGGCGATCGCGATCTTACAAAGTTTAAGCGATCGTACCCCCGACGGTCGAGTTCGTCGCATCGCCGAAGAAGCCGTCGGTAAAGTGCAGAAAAAGATCGGATCCGATAAAGCCGTTAAAGCCTTACGCAGCGAAGTAGACCAACTCAAAAAAGAGAATCAAGAACTCCGCAGCCGTTTGGAAAAACTCGAAGCCTTATCCAAATCTTAG
- a CDS encoding histidinol-phosphate transaminase — MLSFIRSDLSDLKAYTPHPETAMEGVSATPIRRDRLDTNESPYDLPAELKQKLGWTYEQLIETNRYPDGTHQGLREAIAEYVNESAGPNAGAIAPSQLSVGNGSDELIRSILIATCLNGQGSILVADPTFSMYAILAQTLGIEAIAVGRHEENFAIDVDAAQQALETQKNPPIRVIFVVHPNSPTANALTPAEIDWLRAIPDNILVVVDEAYFEFSQTTLVGELNRHPNWAILRTFSKAFRLAAMRVGYAIAHPDLIAALEKIRLPYNLPSFSQAAAELAMQQRSHLLASIPETLAERDRLYQALSNLSGLTVWPSSANFIYLRGDRQTPPDLARLAAELKTRGTLVRYTCNGLRVTVGTPSENQRTLENFQRLLGASS; from the coding sequence ATGCTCAGTTTCATTCGCTCCGATTTGTCGGATCTCAAGGCTTATACGCCCCATCCAGAAACGGCAATGGAGGGGGTCAGCGCCACGCCGATCCGGCGCGATCGCCTCGATACCAATGAAAGTCCTTACGATCTGCCTGCCGAGTTGAAACAAAAACTCGGATGGACTTACGAACAACTGATCGAAACCAATCGCTATCCCGACGGGACTCACCAAGGGTTACGGGAGGCGATCGCCGAATATGTCAACGAATCGGCGGGGCCGAATGCGGGGGCGATCGCCCCGTCTCAACTCTCGGTGGGTAACGGTTCGGACGAGTTAATTCGCTCGATCTTAATTGCCACCTGTCTCAACGGACAAGGGTCGATTTTAGTCGCCGATCCGACCTTTTCCATGTATGCCATTCTCGCCCAAACCCTCGGCATCGAGGCGATCGCCGTCGGACGCCACGAGGAGAATTTCGCGATCGATGTCGATGCGGCTCAACAGGCATTGGAAACCCAGAAAAATCCGCCAATTCGCGTTATTTTCGTGGTTCATCCCAATTCGCCGACGGCGAACGCCCTCACTCCGGCGGAAATTGACTGGTTGCGCGCCATTCCGGACAATATTCTCGTGGTCGTTGACGAGGCGTATTTCGAGTTCAGTCAAACGACTCTGGTCGGCGAACTGAACCGACACCCAAATTGGGCGATTTTGCGAACCTTTTCTAAAGCCTTTCGCCTCGCCGCGATGCGGGTCGGCTACGCGATCGCCCATCCGGACTTAATCGCCGCGTTAGAAAAAATTCGCCTCCCTTACAACTTGCCGAGTTTTTCCCAAGCTGCCGCCGAATTGGCGATGCAACAGCGATCGCACTTACTCGCCAGTATTCCCGAAACCCTGGCCGAACGCGATCGCCTCTACCAGGCTCTCTCTAACTTATCCGGTTTGACCGTATGGCCGAGTAGCGCTAATTTTATCTACCTGCGCGGCGATCGCCAAACGCCTCCGGATCTCGCCCGTCTCGCCGCCGAACTCAAAACCCGAGGCACCTTGGTGCGCTACACCTGCAACGGTTTGCGCGTCACCGTCGGGACTCCCAGCGAAAACCAGCGCACCCTCGAAAACTTTCAACGTTTACTCGGCGCCTCCTCTTGA
- a CDS encoding N-acetylglucosamine kinase, with translation MSANQGTELTKHPQTLILGVDGGGTKTACVAIAPSGEILGRGEGGPSNYQSVGVEAAEAAIAHAISGALAGVFEGRIGAIGLGLAGVGRSRDLEVIRASVDRLQQRPEFGDRWQLSPDKIAIAHDCAIALTGGVGANVGVATIAGTGAIAYGRNRHGATRRSSGWGYLLGDEGSAYWIALAGLRAAVRAEDGRSPATALTEAFRQHLELDNLQSLIELVYRRGLTVKEIAAHAAIVDRCARNGDAIALDILDRAADELLLATRAVFAPLFNPDEPFEVVTIGGAWKSQILRDRFCQNLHQIAPFASVIWPRHEPAYGAALLVLS, from the coding sequence GTGAGTGCAAACCAAGGAACAGAATTAACGAAGCATCCGCAGACTCTTATTTTAGGGGTGGACGGGGGCGGGACAAAAACCGCTTGCGTGGCGATCGCCCCGTCGGGAGAGATTCTCGGACGCGGGGAAGGCGGACCGTCGAACTATCAAAGTGTGGGCGTGGAGGCGGCGGAAGCGGCGATCGCCCACGCAATTTCCGGCGCCCTGGCTGGGGTGTTCGAGGGGCGCATCGGCGCGATCGGCTTGGGATTGGCGGGCGTCGGGCGATCGCGGGATCTCGAAGTGATTCGCGCCTCGGTCGATCGCCTCCAGCAACGCCCGGAATTCGGCGATCGCTGGCAACTGTCCCCGGATAAAATCGCGATCGCCCACGACTGCGCGATCGCCCTGACAGGAGGCGTCGGCGCCAATGTCGGCGTCGCCACGATCGCGGGAACCGGGGCGATCGCCTACGGACGCAACCGCCACGGCGCAACCCGGCGATCGAGTGGCTGGGGTTATCTCCTCGGCGACGAAGGAAGCGCCTACTGGATCGCCCTCGCCGGACTGCGCGCCGCCGTCCGCGCCGAAGACGGGCGATCGCCTGCCACGGCGTTAACCGAGGCATTTCGCCAACACCTCGAACTCGATAACTTACAAAGTTTAATCGAACTCGTCTACCGTCGCGGTTTGACCGTCAAAGAGATCGCCGCCCACGCCGCGATCGTCGATCGCTGCGCCCGCAATGGCGACGCGATCGCCCTCGACATCCTCGATCGCGCCGCCGACGAACTCCTCCTCGCCACCCGCGCCGTGTTTGCACCCTTGTTCAACCCCGACGAACCTTTCGAGGTCGTCACCATCGGCGGCGCCTGGAAAAGTCAGATCCTGCGCGATCGTTTTTGCCAAAATTTGCACCAGATAGCCCCCTTCGCCTCGGTCATCTGGCCCCGACACGAACCCGCCTATGGCGCTGCTTTGCTCGTTTTATCGTAA
- a CDS encoding GNAT family N-acetyltransferase: MNLSFTTPQQHYPETTHLGAGSSGFSIATAQPEDLPKIADILTESFHGREDPMCWLNPLLRVGIHEDLRTRLRSRSPHYICLVAVTPSPVREAIATVEMALRSLHPWPLDASPFPYLSNLAVAPDSRRRGAARHLLLACEEMAREWGYRELYLHVLENNRPARRLYFKMGYRLRQVDWSWGAWLFRQPRRLLLHKTLH; the protein is encoded by the coding sequence GTGAACTTATCTTTCACGACCCCCCAACAGCACTACCCCGAAACGACCCACCTAGGTGCCGGGTCGTCGGGGTTTTCGATCGCGACCGCTCAACCCGAAGATTTGCCAAAAATCGCCGACATTCTCACCGAAAGTTTTCACGGTCGCGAGGATCCGATGTGTTGGTTGAATCCCTTATTGCGGGTCGGAATTCACGAAGACTTGCGAACCCGCTTGCGATCGCGCTCTCCCCATTACATCTGTTTGGTCGCCGTGACCCCGTCTCCCGTGCGCGAGGCGATCGCCACCGTGGAAATGGCCTTACGCAGTCTCCATCCCTGGCCCTTAGACGCTTCCCCCTTCCCCTACTTATCCAATTTGGCCGTCGCCCCTGATTCCCGGCGACGGGGCGCCGCTCGGCACCTCTTGCTCGCTTGCGAAGAGATGGCTCGGGAGTGGGGTTATCGAGAACTCTACCTTCACGTTTTAGAAAACAATCGTCCTGCCAGACGGCTTTATTTCAAAATGGGCTACCGTTTGCGTCAGGTCGATTGGAGTTGGGGCGCGTGGTTGTTCCGACAACCCCGACGCTTACTGTTACACAAAACTCTCCACTAA
- a CDS encoding NACHT C-terminal alpha/beta 1 domain-containing protein: MVQSRALLLTDCEHPTPELITFCEKLTGVIAVAFLTDDLLDAPLKGFPPNQANLISAIQTWLEEI; this comes from the coding sequence ATGGTACAATCCCGCGCCCTCCTCCTCACCGACTGCGAACATCCCACCCCGGAACTCATCACCTTCTGCGAAAAACTCACCGGAGTCATTGCCGTTGCCTTCCTCACCGACGACCTCCTAGACGCGCCGTTAAAAGGCTTTCCGCCGAATCAAGCTAATCTAATCTCTGCGATTCAAACCTGGTTAGAGGAGATTTAA
- a CDS encoding DUF5615 family PIN-like protein gives MALRDLGLRDAQDIEIFAAAQAENVVIMTKDSDFIDLVCRLGSPPQILWLTCGNVTNRNLRKLLTATLSDALEQLRQGEMIVEITNTP, from the coding sequence ATGGCATTGCGAGATTTAGGACTTCGAGATGCTCAAGATATCGAAATTTTTGCAGCAGCACAGGCTGAAAATGTTGTGATTATGACGAAAGACAGTGATTTCATCGATTTGGTATGTCGTTTAGGATCGCCTCCTCAAATTTTATGGCTCACTTGTGGCAATGTCACTAACCGCAACTTACGAAAATTGTTGACGGCGACTTTATCTGATGCGTTAGAGCAATTGCGCCAAGGGGAAATGATTGTGGAAATTACGAATACTCCTTAA
- a CDS encoding PfkB family carbohydrate kinase translates to MSKEATPSRRLTPHSRRVLLALTSVFSPMFDICIIGHVTKDIIRIDGEITREIAGGTAIYSALALRSLGANVAVATKTAGDDRPFVNQELERWGITVFWQESEKTTIFENNYRRDNLDRRTQNVRAIADPFTVEDVAQIEAKIVHLGPLIQGDIPIDIISTIRDRNKFKTGQISLDAQGYLRRVDAAETVCPVDWKEKETGLQFVDILKVDRTEACLLSGCDRPEEAAKVLANLGVREVVITFGSGGSYIYTGDRGDRVPAFPPQEEVDPTGCGDTYIAGYLYQRLLGLQGREAGEFAARLATRKLEGFGPLKTGFDKK, encoded by the coding sequence TTGAGCAAAGAAGCAACACCATCCCGACGCCTAACGCCCCACTCCCGACGGGTACTTCTTGCCTTAACTTCCGTGTTTTCCCCCATGTTCGATATTTGCATTATCGGTCACGTTACTAAAGATATTATTCGGATTGACGGTGAAATTACCCGAGAAATTGCGGGGGGAACGGCGATTTATAGCGCTTTAGCCCTCAGAAGTTTGGGGGCGAATGTCGCCGTCGCGACCAAAACGGCGGGGGACGATCGCCCCTTCGTCAATCAGGAATTGGAACGATGGGGAATTACGGTTTTTTGGCAAGAAAGCGAAAAAACGACCATTTTTGAAAATAATTATCGACGGGATAATCTCGATCGCCGTACCCAGAACGTGCGGGCGATCGCCGATCCCTTTACCGTTGAAGATGTTGCTCAAATTGAGGCCAAAATTGTTCATCTCGGTCCCTTAATTCAGGGAGATATTCCCATAGATATTATTTCGACCATTCGCGATCGAAATAAGTTTAAAACTGGTCAAATTTCCCTCGACGCCCAAGGCTATTTACGAAGGGTTGATGCTGCTGAAACGGTCTGTCCCGTCGATTGGAAGGAGAAAGAAACGGGGCTGCAATTCGTCGATATTCTCAAAGTCGATCGCACCGAAGCCTGCCTTTTATCGGGGTGCGATCGCCCGGAAGAAGCGGCAAAGGTGCTGGCTAACTTGGGTGTCCGAGAAGTCGTCATTACCTTCGGAAGTGGTGGATCTTATATTTACACGGGCGATCGCGGCGATCGCGTTCCCGCCTTTCCTCCCCAAGAGGAAGTCGATCCCACCGGATGCGGCGATACCTACATCGCGGGTTATCTCTACCAACGTTTATTAGGGCTGCAAGGGCGCGAAGCCGGGGAATTTGCCGCGCGCCTCGCCACTCGAAAATTAGAAGGCTTTGGACCGCTTAAAACTGGGTTTGACAAGAAATAA
- a CDS encoding inositol-3-phosphate synthase, with the protein MDKIKLAIVGVGNCASSLVQGIYFYKDKSSEEAIGLMHWELGGYKPYDIQIVAAFDIDKRKVGKDVSEAIFSQPNCTTKFCETVPELGVKVSMGRILDGFSEHMQDYEERYTFTPSDAPEPTREEVIEILKESGTEVLINYLPVGSEEAANFYAECALEAGVAFINCIPVFIASNPLWADKFASRNIPIIGDDIKSQLGATIVHRTLSDLARRRGVKIERTYQLNTGGNSDFLNMLNRSRLKSKKESKTEAVQSACEKRLEDENIHVGPSDYVPWQKDNKVCFIRIEGKLFGDVPMNIELRLSVEDSPNSAGVAIDAIRCCKVALDRGQGGVLYSPSSYFMKHPPNQYPDSDAYRMTEEFINGFREY; encoded by the coding sequence GTGGATAAAATCAAACTCGCGATTGTAGGTGTTGGTAACTGTGCTAGTTCGTTGGTACAGGGAATTTACTTTTATAAAGATAAAAGTAGTGAAGAAGCCATCGGCTTAATGCACTGGGAACTCGGCGGTTACAAGCCCTACGATATCCAAATCGTAGCGGCTTTTGACATCGACAAACGCAAAGTGGGGAAAGATGTCTCTGAAGCCATTTTTTCTCAACCAAACTGTACGACCAAATTCTGTGAAACCGTTCCGGAACTCGGCGTTAAAGTCAGCATGGGTAGAATCTTGGATGGATTCTCAGAACACATGCAAGACTATGAAGAACGCTATACATTTACGCCGAGTGATGCCCCCGAGCCCACTCGTGAAGAGGTTATCGAGATTTTAAAAGAATCCGGGACGGAAGTTTTAATTAATTATCTCCCCGTCGGGTCGGAAGAAGCGGCTAACTTTTATGCCGAATGTGCTTTGGAAGCCGGAGTAGCTTTTATTAACTGCATTCCTGTCTTTATTGCCAGCAATCCTCTCTGGGCGGATAAATTCGCTTCTCGCAATATTCCGATTATCGGCGACGATATTAAATCGCAACTCGGCGCTACCATCGTTCACCGAACCCTGTCGGATTTAGCCCGCAGAAGAGGGGTGAAAATTGAGAGAACCTATCAACTCAATACTGGGGGAAATAGCGATTTTCTCAATATGTTAAATCGCAGCCGACTCAAATCGAAAAAAGAGTCAAAAACTGAAGCCGTTCAGTCCGCGTGCGAGAAACGACTGGAAGATGAGAACATTCACGTCGGACCGAGTGATTACGTTCCCTGGCAAAAAGATAATAAAGTTTGCTTTATTCGCATCGAAGGCAAACTATTCGGCGACGTGCCAATGAATATCGAATTGCGGCTTTCTGTAGAAGATTCGCCCAACTCCGCCGGGGTGGCGATCGATGCGATTCGCTGCTGTAAAGTTGCCCTCGATCGCGGTCAGGGAGGCGTTCTCTATTCGCCGTCTTCTTACTTCATGAAGCATCCGCCGAATCAATATCCCGATTCCGATGCTTATCGGATGACTGAGGAATTTATCAACGGTTTTCGAGAGTATTAA